A genomic segment from Juglans regia cultivar Chandler chromosome 14, Walnut 2.0, whole genome shotgun sequence encodes:
- the LOC108998456 gene encoding 17.3 kDa class I heat shock protein-like, whose amino-acid sequence MSIVPILFGGRRSSSVFDPFSLDFWDPFQDFPFPSSLSTCRDNSRFVNPRIDWKETPEAHVLKADLPGLKKEEVKVEIENNRVLQITGERNHVEKEDKNDKWHRVERSSGKFVRKFRLPENVKMEQVNAAMENGVLTVTIPKEKDLEKADHVKNIEISD is encoded by the coding sequence ATGTCGATCGTACCAATCCTCTTTGGTGGCCGAAGAAGCAGCAGCGTTTTCGATCCCTTCTCTCTCGACTTTTGGGACCCCTTCCAGGATTTTCCTTTTCCCTCTTCACTTTCAACTTGTCGGGACAATTCTCGTTTCGTCAATCCCAGAATCGACTGGAAGGAGACCCCAGAAGCACACGTGTTGAAGGCGGATCTTCCGGGACTCAAGAAGGAGGAAGTGAAAGTTGAGATTGAGAATAATAGAGTTCTTCAAATTACTGGAGAAAGGAATCATGTTGAGAAGGAAGACAAGAACGACAAGTGGCATAGAGTGGAGCGGAGCAGCGGGAAGTTCGTGAGGAAATTCAGGCTGCCGGAGAATGTGAAAATGGAGCAGGTGAACGCGGCCATGGAGAATGGGGTTCTTACTGTTACCATTCCAAAGGAGAAGGACTTGGAGAAGGCTGATcatgttaaaaatattgaaatttctgACTga